TATACCGCCGCGtggaattgcaaaaaattacatCATCAGCATCCAAGGCAAATTCGCAAACGGGGGTTCGGATTTTTACTCATTGCTTggtgaataaaaagaaaaagaaatcaagaacGAGTAGACGGGTACGGTATAACTCAAGGTGGTTCCacggtgaaatgaaatttcacaataattatGGAACGGGCTGACTCGACACTTTTAGGGTTACATAATACCACTAACCGAGCATTTGTCAGCCCCTGTAATTTaaggtttttcaattttgtctcGTCTATTTTCGGACAACATTCAAGGACCGAAGAAATTCCGCCTGTGCTTATCGATTCGACgttttacatacatttttatgatatacAAGTAGGCGTCTAATCAACGAGCTGCGTACGGAATGGCGAAGAGCTCGGTGGCTGCCTGTTGCTCTCCCCGGCTACGTTCGTTCTTGGCAGAGCGGAGAACGGATAGCCGTGCGAGTCGAATGCAACAGTTGGGCACCCCTATACGAGAACTACCCTCGTCCTCCCGTCTATCCATCCGTCCGTACGCCCTTCCCTGCAAGCTGCCTCGATCAATACTCACCTGCCTGAGGACTTGGTACGTCGTCCGAGGTGGACGAATGTAGGTGGTGCACGTTGTGGAGCTATCGCATCGCTGAATGCACCTCGTCGCGTGAACTCTGACGTTAGCGGTCGTGCCAAAGAGATGAAAGCTCGCAGCCGTTTTCACCATCTCGCGACCTCATTCACtcccacctccacctccacttCCATCTCCAGAGGGATAACGACCAGCAATTACAAATTACGAGCAAAACACTCGTTCATTCTCTCGTTTGTTCTCTTTCAAATAACTCATAAGAGCCAGGCACTTGTGTCAGGTTAAAGTCTGATGAATACAGATTCCAACTTCCAAGACGTACGTCATTAGGAGAAAAATCCCTCGGAACAATTTTCCAACGTCAATATATCTTCAGGAACTCGAATGAGATTCCTGAATCCTGGGTTACTATCGACTCCAAAACCTGAGTAATCGCTACGAATCAACAAACTCCCACACTGACGAGAAAACCAATACCAGCAAATTGACTACCGAACAAACAAAATCCTGGGGTGCACTTCTTCTGATTCGATCTACTAGGATCTGATTAAATGAGCACAGTGGTATACCGAACGAAATTTTCTCGGGGAATTTCTGATCAACGCATCGCGATTATCCCTTAATTGTCACAGTGGTATCGTTCTCGTACGTCTATATACACCAATCTTTGAACAGGTCGTTCATCCGGCACGACGCAGTAACAGGGTCATATCAGAAATCCACCGTACAGGTTAGATGTAGGGGAACCCTTGCCATCATCTTAAGCCAACGCGTCTCGTGCACCTCGTTAACTTTGAAATGGAACGTCTGAAAGACCTGCGCTGCCTACGTCAACAGCGTCGGTCAGGTCATTACGAGATAAGCAAAATGAACCAGTACACCCGGCAACGACCACAGTAAACTGGCCTTCGGATCATCGAAATCGTAATAACGGTGTGAAACCCTTACAGCATCCAGCAGCGTGAATTGAAGCTGTTATTTGGTACGTTTGATTTCAACGATCAAACTGTCCAGGGCACTGGAAATACATTCTCTACAACGGCATGGACTTGACTTCGCATCAGATATTCCCGACAGTTCCCGCAGATCTGCAATGCTGTCTTACCTTGGGAGAATTCGTCGTTGAAACTCCTGCTACTGGAAGATTGAAACAATTCAGTAAAAGATAGGGTTCAACAGGTAGATAGGCAGGAGGTGTCCCCGGGTTCGGGTTGTCAGCCCGGGCGTGCAGTAAACGCGAACCTCCGCCTCCATGTATCTTGCAATATACCTATGGCTATAGAACCGTACCCACTTACTCGATTCCGGAGTCAGGGCTGGTTGAACTGCCGCCAGAATTTCTCTAGTCTAGCTTCGAGGCGGGTGTAAACCGATATAACAAGTTGAAGTTAGAAAACCGTGAAAGAGAAACGATGCCCAGCTCTCACGTGCAACAGCTTCAAAACTATTGCGAGCACAATAACAGGCATATGCACGGTGAGCATATTTACCTTATACACTTCGACAGGTTAGATATATTACTATATATTTGTCCTGAATACATGAATCTCATCGTCACGTAGTTAGTGAATCCAGAGTAGTCTCTCAGCTTCAAAGTTAATACAGCATTACTGAGGACCGAAGATCCTCGCAAATTCCCCGCGGGTGGAAACCGTCTCAGCATCGCTTACATCCCGGCATTTCGGGGTCGTCGCGGTTGATAAGGAACGTTGAACGACGGGTGAGGACAAATTGTAGGTACGTCCGGTGCTGATGGTGTCTTGATTGACGCCAGGTCCACCCTCCTGGTTACCAGGGTCACCCGGGTCGCCAGCTGCCGaggctgattcgaactttgacGTCATCGCGAACGACGATGACGACCCATTACAACATGGTTCAAGGTCCACAGGGATCAGCTCGTGGTCAGACTCTGAGCCAGCATCGGAAACGCTTTCGGAACTAACTGAAGATGATTCTGCGGTGTCCATTTCCTTAAGGTCATGCAACTTTGAGCTGATTTGAAGACAATTAGCTGATCGAGTCTGCCGGTCTGAAGCCAGGGCGAGACGTTTGATCAGTTCGCGAACGTACGCGAGAGTGTGAGCATCGCCAGCTTCTTCCCCAGCGAATTCCAGGCTCCTCAGCACGGTTGCAGCCTCGGCAATTCTTCCCAGTTGAGTCAAACTCTGGCCGAGAAGAAGCCGCCCGTGAAACGTCCACTTTTCGGAACCGGCGGCTTCGGCAGTGTCCAAGCATCTGGTGGCCAGCTCGACGGCTTTCCTGTGATTTCCACTTTCAAGGTGACTCCTGCCGATCTCGTGGAGCAGCCAGGCTCTAGGTATTGGCTCATAAACACAGGGTATCAGCCTCTCCCAGGCACGTGCGGCTGCGTTGAGGTGGCCAAAGGTCAGATGCACCTTGCCCAGGGTGACCAGAGCCTGCGTCATCAGAAGAGGAACATCGATAGCTGACGCAGCTCGCGTCATCTTCGCCGCTGCAGCCGTGGCACGGTCGTGTCGTTTGAGAGCGAGGTAAGCTAGGGTGATGAGGCGATTGGTCGTTGCTTGGCAGCGGAGCAGCGTTGTCGAATCGGTATAGAAGTCGTGGTCCAGGTTGATTCGGACCTCGTCACCGATCCGGAGTACCGTGACCAGATCACCGTTGTTCAAAGCCATCTCCATTCTCCTGATACCTTCCGTCACTGTCACTGCTCTCCGCTCTACGGTGGTCACGTTTCTGCGTGGCTGTGGTGGCGTTTGAGGCTTGGGAGTTCGCCAGAAGTCAGTGCGCTTATCGAAGAAGCCAAGGATCTGAGGGACGACGGAAACTGGGTCCGAGGATTCGGCGAGGATGCGTGAAGCCCTCAGGGCCGCAGACTCGGGACAAATCACCGCGGCCTGTTGAGCTCCGTTTTTGGTCTTGGGTAGAAGCATATTCAAGGCTTTGCTCGGGTGGGTTAGCGCGTTTATAGCCGCGGCTGTACGTCGTGCTGCTACTCCGTGGCTGCTGTCTCTGGGGCAGACGCTTGCCGCACGGTGATAGAGAACCAGAGCAGTCTCGTAGTCGCCTTTGTAGTGAAGGTTGTCCGCCTCTCTGTGGAGTGCCTCGGCAAATTGTCGATCCGTACCTCTGAGCAGACGCGAGCCATTCCTCCGCTGACGGATGCGGGCGCGAGCTTCTGCGTGGGCAATCGTCGTTTCCTGGGGTTCGTCGGATGTCTCGGTGGCGGTTTCACCTCGTAGAAAGACGTCCGGTAAGGGATTGAACCGATGTTTGGGGCGGCACAACGGCGTCCTAGCGCCCAGGGTGGAGTCCGCGAACCAGTCTGTCATCGTCGTGATGGGTCACGTGCTTCGTTGAAACAACCGCGAGGACATGCCATGCGTGACGTGCATCAAAATGGCGATGACAGGACAGCCGCGGCAGCGAGGTATATTTGCATAAGCTACGCTCTGAGTCGGTCCTGGGATTGTTGCGGGCCTTTTAGTTGGAGGGATGAGATGACCGTGTCGAGGGGTAATCCCAACGGACAGCGTTGAACTGGCTATTCCCCGTGCTGTGTAGTGGATGTAGGTTCAAGAAGTCTATTAGAGTGTTGGGTTGACCCGTAAGTGCTGTGTTAACCCACGTAGGAATACATCAGTTTTGTACGTATTACTCATGTCGGGATGACCCTACGTCCCGACTTGCTGTCACACCGAACTGAAATACACAGTCAGCATTTCGATCAAAAGTTTAGCCGCGCGCCAAAGGCAGTCCGTATTGGAGACTAATTACGACTCGTAATCTCATCGCATGGTCTCAAATTCTATTGTCGACAGGAGTAGAAGTCTACTCGTCTTTTTAAATTGCATACCACTATAAATTTTCCAGTGCGAGTTTGAACTAATTCTAAAACGGAAGATATGTTTTAATACCTCTTACGTGAGTTGAATATCTCATGAGGAAGGTTTGCGTTGTAAAACAATACGTCCTCAGGTATTTAGCACGTTATCTATATGAACGTGGTGGCAGGTTTCCTTGGTTTACTTTACACCCTAATTCGCTTACATGAACTACGTTTTATTAACACATTTGTTACATTATTTCCACGCTGATTACAGTTTTTTTAGTCGTTGGACTTTATAAATAACAGctttattttacttataaATTAACTACCATGCCATGTGAACAAATACGTTTCGTTATCCGCGATTATTTGCACAATTGGCTGGAACGGGGGGATTCGAGTTGGATTTGAATTGGTTGAACAgtggcacaaaaataaatgtgaacCACTCACGTAACTgccaaaaatttcgaaataacgattttgcatcaaaaaatagtattactccgtattttttaaaagaaaaattcatcccGAAGAATGAAGATGACAGTTCGTTCTATGACGCTATTtaagaaaatggtgaaaattcgtcaacattGAGGGCTCAAAACTGTATGAATTCGaggaaataaataactttttgAGGTCATAATCGGATTTCTTGGtctcaaaaatattttaaactcatactttaaaaagtaaatatttatccGAGACTTAGAACACATTGAATTACCTTATGTCGCCATTGCGCAATTTTTGACAGTTCGCTTAACGCCGCTATGAGTGGTTAAACTGCCTGGGCTCTACTAAAGTGAGTGTCCCAGTTATTGATTCTGTCCCAATATTgaccttttttggttgtatctgtttgatccttagttctaaaattatcaaaaaataaatttgtaatatcTAACTCtctagcaattggttttagtcatccacaaatttgcaatttgtgccgtcaatatataatttttggaaaacaaaagggtcaataattgggtgTAAACGTCTCAATAATCGGTACACTTGCCTTAGTAGTCCTCAAAGTCCACCCAGCCGAGGGCACCGCGAGTGGGAGCGTACTGCTGGAGTAAGGCATTCCGGGCTTCCTTTTCGGGATCTCTAGGTGGTGCAGGGAATATCGAATTTCGGCGACAAGGCATGGGGAATTTGTAATTGAAGGCCTTGCAGCCTGGCATGACAGAGAGTCGGCGTCTGGCTGGGACGACGTTCATACTGCGGAAAAGAAAGTCCACGCGGTTTTTCAACTCCTCTGGCATTAGATCGACGATAAGCATCTGTCGTTTCATGATGCTGTCGACTCCGCTTCTCGACTCGAAGTCAATTTCGTCGACCAGCGAAATCGCATTCTGATAAAAATCGACGAGGTAATCGATGCCGAGGCGTTTAGCATTCAGCATGGCGACCTGAGCAGCCTCCCGCGCCTCGTTTCGATTGTGCTGCACAACCTCAATCCTGAGGAGAATATGATTCGCGTTCAAGGCCCAATGCTCGTTCTTGGCATTGGCACTCGCGTCCCGCGCCTTTTTCGCGTAAAAACGAGCAAGGTCAAACCGCAGTGTCTCGAAGTTGAGCTTGCAGAGATCGTGAAAGAGCCAAGCGAGTTCAAGGGGTTCCGAAGCGAGTGAAAGCCGGTGACGAAAGACCTTGAGAGCGTGTTTAATGTTCGTCGTTGGTACCCACCCAAGATCCGAGTCCCGCGGTAATTTGGCAACTCTTATTCCCAGGTGATGTTTCAGATAGCGTATCTTTGTCTCACCTTCGAGGCAAGTTAGATTTCTCGGGTCTATGTAAGCCCAGGCAGCCATCTTGTATATAGTGTTCAGGCACTTCTGTTTGAATGGAAACATTCGGTTACTATAAGACTCGAACTTGTCCTTTGCGCGGTCGAGGTACTGGAAGAAGAGTGGGTAATCTCGCTTCATTCTCGCAGCGTGCAATCGTAATAGTAGGAAATCCGCTTCAATAATGATATTGTCACGACGGATCTGCTTCAGATGCAGAACGTTTCTCTTATGTCCAAGCGGCCAGGCTTTCCGGTTAAATCGTCGGGTGTAGTAGGGTTTGCGTATGCGGAGGACGTCTTGTCGATAGCAGGACTTCTGGTATGACTCTTCAGCCAAAGCGTAAATCTCCTTGCTGCTTTTCGCATTCGCTGACCAGACTGCGCTAGAGTTGAGGGTCTTTTCCATCGTGTCTTTGTCGTGAGCCATCAGCCCTAGGTAGGTCTCAGCCAGTACGCGATGAAGCTGTCTCAGATAGGCCTCCAACTTTGCCACCGGATCGTTTACCTTCAGCCTGGTGTTCTCGTCGTCGATGGCTagaggaaaaatatatgtcgGTCTCACTCTAGTCATTCCTGACGCATTGAAAGTTGTCTATAAGATGGAACGTACCCGCAaactcgtcctcctcctcgccgAGCTTTGCAATCAGTTCCATTTGTCGCTTCTGGACTCTTTGAATCCACGGGAAAAGTTCTCTAAGGG
The Neodiprion fabricii isolate iyNeoFabr1 chromosome 1, iyNeoFabr1.1, whole genome shotgun sequence DNA segment above includes these coding regions:
- the LOC124187930 gene encoding outer dynein arm-docking complex subunit 4-like, with product MTDWFADSTLGARTPLCRPKHRFNPLPDVFLRGETATETSDEPQETTIAHAEARARIRQRRNGSRLLRGTDRQFAEALHREADNLHYKGDYETALVLYHRAASVCPRDSSHGVAARRTAAAINALTHPSKALNMLLPKTKNGAQQAAVICPESAALRASRILAESSDPVSVVPQILGFFDKRTDFWRTPKPQTPPQPRRNVTTVERRAVTVTEGIRRMEMALNNGDLVTVLRIGDEVRINLDHDFYTDSTTLLRCQATTNRLITLAYLALKRHDRATAAAAKMTRAASAIDVPLLMTQALVTLGKVHLTFGHLNAAARAWERLIPCVYEPIPRAWLLHEIGRSHLESGNHRKAVELATRCLDTAEAAGSEKWTFHGRLLLGQSLTQLGRIAEAATVLRSLEFAGEEAGDAHTLAYVRELIKRLALASDRQTRSANCLQISSKLHDLKEMDTAESSSVSSESVSDAGSESDHELIPVDLEPCCNGSSSSFAMTSKFESASAAGDPGDPGNQEGGPGVNQDTISTGRTYNLSSPVVQRSLSTATTPKCRDVSDAETVSTRGEFARIFGPQ
- the LOC124187931 gene encoding outer dynein arm-docking complex subunit 4-like, with the translated sequence MPTSGKTPNPGAGSSTKDILGAPVLYREWGYRFTRLEEYPYAIKAFNASQAHAETSDLRTLLGLSVALSRHTKYHEAAEVIDKCMEIDPQNLRVKWRRVETLFEIAEFGYSLIHAHQGMQQHEFPFELGVFQGNETVLDCIGRNTSPIALRELFPWIQRVQKRQMELIAKLGEEEDEFAAIDDENTRLKVNDPVAKLEAYLRQLHRVLAETYLGLMAHDKDTMEKTLNSSAVWSANAKSSKEIYALAEESYQKSCYRQDVLRIRKPYYTRRFNRKAWPLGHKRNVLHLKQIRRDNIIIEADFLLLRLHAARMKRDYPLFFQYLDRAKDKFESYSNRMFPFKQKCLNTIYKMAAWAYIDPRNLTCLEGETKIRYLKHHLGIRVAKLPRDSDLGWVPTTNIKHALKVFRHRLSLASEPLELAWLFHDLCKLNFETLRFDLARFYAKKARDASANAKNEHWALNANHILLRIEVVQHNRNEAREAAQVAMLNAKRLGIDYLVDFYQNAISLVDEIDFESRSGVDSIMKRQMLIVDLMPEELKNRVDFLFRSMNVVPARRRLSVMPGCKAFNYKFPMPCRRNSIFPAPPRDPEKEARNALLQQYAPTRGALGWVDFEDY